One Roseomonas gilardii subsp. gilardii genomic region harbors:
- the efeB gene encoding iron uptake transporter deferrochelatase/peroxidase subunit → MTRNSCPFAAGRRGLLLGLAGGAGLATTAAAAPLMQEPPGRDAAEARQAIAFHGPNQPGILNPPPAAGMVAAFDVLATDRAGLDRLFRLLTGRIAFLMAGGTPPEADPRFPPADSGILGPVIVPDGLTVTVAVGASLFDGRYGLAALKPAHLETMRRFPNDALERDWCHGDLLLQFCANTPQSTIHALRDIIKVTPDLLRLRWRLDGTLPPAADGKATRQTPRNLLGFKDGIANLDPTDAGLMERHVWVGAEDGEPAWARGGSYQVVRIIRNFVERWDRTPLQEQQQIFGRDKREGAPLGMEREHDIPDYAADPEGQRIPLDAHIRLANPRTPDTADSLILRRPFNYDRGVTRAGQLDMGLLFICFQRNLRRGFIAVQERLNGEPLEEYIKPTGGGYFFALPGVPAPGRYLGQGLIEAA, encoded by the coding sequence ATGACACGGAATTCCTGCCCCTTCGCCGCCGGGCGGCGCGGCCTGCTGCTGGGCCTGGCGGGCGGCGCCGGCCTCGCGACCACGGCCGCGGCGGCGCCCCTGATGCAGGAGCCGCCGGGACGCGATGCGGCCGAGGCGCGGCAGGCCATCGCCTTCCACGGCCCGAACCAGCCGGGCATCCTCAACCCGCCGCCCGCCGCCGGCATGGTCGCTGCCTTCGATGTCCTGGCGACCGACCGGGCGGGGCTGGACCGGCTCTTCCGCCTGCTGACCGGGCGGATCGCCTTCCTGATGGCCGGGGGCACACCGCCGGAGGCCGATCCGCGCTTCCCGCCGGCGGATTCCGGCATCCTCGGGCCGGTGATCGTCCCGGACGGGCTGACTGTTACCGTGGCGGTGGGGGCCTCGCTCTTCGATGGGCGCTATGGCCTCGCCGCGCTGAAGCCCGCCCATCTCGAAACGATGCGCCGCTTTCCCAATGACGCGCTGGAACGCGACTGGTGCCATGGCGACCTGCTGCTGCAGTTCTGCGCCAATACCCCCCAGAGCACGATCCACGCGCTGCGCGACATCATCAAGGTCACGCCGGACCTGCTGCGCCTGCGCTGGAGGCTCGACGGCACGCTGCCGCCCGCCGCCGATGGCAAGGCCACCCGCCAGACGCCCCGCAACCTGCTGGGCTTCAAGGACGGCATCGCCAATCTCGACCCTACCGACGCGGGGCTGATGGAGCGTCATGTCTGGGTGGGGGCGGAGGATGGTGAACCCGCCTGGGCCCGGGGCGGCAGCTACCAGGTGGTGCGGATCATCCGGAACTTCGTGGAACGCTGGGACCGCACCCCGCTCCAGGAGCAGCAGCAGATCTTCGGCCGCGACAAGCGGGAGGGCGCGCCGCTCGGCATGGAGCGGGAGCACGACATCCCCGACTACGCCGCCGATCCCGAGGGGCAGCGCATCCCCCTCGATGCCCATATCCGGCTGGCCAATCCCCGCACCCCGGACACGGCGGACAGCCTGATCCTGCGGCGGCCCTTCAACTACGACCGCGGGGTCACGCGCGCCGGGCAGCTCGACATGGGGCTGCTCTTCATCTGCTTCCAGCGCAACCTCCGGCGCGGCTTCATCGCCGTGCAGGAGCGCCTGAACGGCGAGCCGCTGGAGGAGTACATCAAGCCCACCGGCGGCGGGTACTTCTTCGCCCTGCCCGGCGTGCCGGCCCCCGGTCGGTATCTCGGCCAGGGGCTGATCGAAGCCGCCTGA
- the efeO gene encoding iron uptake system protein EfeO: MPTIADLTRRRLLATATALALPLAMPGLTRFAQAAAPASPLDLAEPIAQYKIYVLGEVRQLVRQTRSFTDAIKAGDLAKARALYAPTRVHYERIEPIAELFDDLDKSIDSRADDHDEGEKDAGFTGFHRLEYGLFAKNSTEGLAPIADKLLADVQELETRIRGLTTPPEKVVGGAATLIEEVAATKISGEEDRYSGTDLWDFNANVEGARKIVELLTPQLKKADPALLSKVDANFRQVEAILAKYRTKDGGFENYEKLTPADRNALQAPITTLAEDLSRLRGTLGLG; this comes from the coding sequence ATGCCAACCATCGCCGACCTCACCCGGCGCCGCCTTCTCGCCACGGCCACGGCGCTGGCGCTTCCCCTGGCCATGCCCGGCCTGACACGCTTCGCACAGGCGGCGGCACCGGCCTCGCCGCTCGACCTCGCCGAGCCGATCGCGCAGTACAAGATCTATGTGCTGGGCGAGGTCCGGCAGCTCGTGCGGCAGACGCGCAGCTTCACCGATGCGATCAAGGCCGGCGACCTCGCCAAGGCCCGAGCCCTCTATGCGCCGACGCGGGTGCATTACGAGCGCATCGAGCCGATCGCGGAGCTTTTCGACGATCTCGACAAGAGCATCGATTCCCGCGCCGACGACCATGACGAAGGCGAGAAGGACGCGGGCTTCACCGGCTTCCACCGCCTGGAATACGGGCTCTTCGCGAAGAACTCGACCGAGGGCCTCGCCCCCATCGCCGACAAGCTGCTCGCCGATGTGCAGGAGCTGGAGACCCGCATCCGTGGCCTGACCACCCCGCCGGAGAAGGTGGTGGGCGGCGCCGCGACGCTGATCGAGGAAGTGGCCGCGACCAAGATTTCCGGCGAAGAGGACCGCTACAGCGGCACCGATCTCTGGGACTTCAACGCCAATGTCGAAGGCGCCCGCAAGATCGTGGAACTACTGACGCCCCAGTTGAAGAAGGCCGACCCCGCCCTGCTGTCCAAGGTCGATGCCAACTTCAGGCAGGTGGAAGCCATCCTGGCCAAGTACCGCACCAAGGATGGCGGCTTCGAGAACTACGAGAAGCTCACCCCCGCCGACCGCAACGCCCTCCAGGCCCCCATCACCACCCTGGCCGAGGACCTCTCCCGCCTTCGCGGTACGCTCGGTCTGGGGTGA
- a CDS encoding hydroxyacid dehydrogenase codes for MPHVLIMRPIHDDAIALLEAAPGVTVEVVHKLTKEAMDVALPRANGIIVRTNVVDGAMAAQAPGLKIVARHGVGYDLIDIPGMTERGVVVTITPEANAGSVAEHTMMLMLACARRTVQYDARVRDLNWGVVPELPTHDIAGRTVLILGFGRIGTRVARLCAAFGLNVLVYDPFIPVGTIRGSGYEAVVDLKAGLAVADIVTLHCPSSAETRGLVNADFLGAMKRGAFFINAARGKLVEEAALAEALRSGQVAMAGLDVLYDEPVSAANALLDAPNCIFSPHTAASSQEGTRRMAMSAAQSVLDCFNNRLPADVIVNPEALQRRPALAVAG; via the coding sequence ATGCCCCATGTGCTGATCATGCGCCCGATCCACGACGATGCCATCGCGCTGCTGGAAGCGGCGCCGGGCGTCACCGTGGAGGTCGTCCACAAGCTGACGAAGGAGGCCATGGACGTGGCGCTGCCGCGCGCCAACGGCATCATCGTCCGCACCAACGTGGTCGATGGCGCCATGGCGGCACAGGCGCCGGGGCTGAAGATCGTGGCCCGCCACGGCGTGGGCTACGATCTGATCGACATCCCCGGCATGACCGAACGCGGCGTGGTGGTCACCATCACGCCCGAGGCCAATGCCGGCAGCGTGGCCGAGCACACGATGATGCTGATGCTCGCCTGCGCCCGCCGCACGGTGCAGTACGATGCCCGGGTGCGCGACCTGAACTGGGGCGTGGTGCCGGAACTGCCGACGCATGACATCGCCGGGCGCACCGTGCTGATCCTGGGCTTCGGCCGCATCGGCACGCGCGTGGCGCGGCTCTGCGCCGCCTTCGGCCTGAATGTCCTGGTCTATGACCCCTTCATCCCCGTCGGCACCATCCGTGGCTCGGGCTACGAGGCGGTGGTGGACCTGAAGGCCGGGCTGGCCGTGGCGGATATCGTCACGCTGCATTGCCCCTCCTCTGCCGAGACGCGGGGCCTAGTGAATGCCGACTTCCTCGGCGCCATGAAGCGCGGCGCCTTCTTCATCAATGCCGCGCGCGGCAAGCTGGTGGAGGAAGCGGCCCTGGCCGAGGCACTGCGCAGCGGCCAGGTCGCCATGGCCGGCCTCGACGTGCTCTATGACGAACCCGTCTCGGCCGCCAATGCGCTGCTGGACGCGCCGAACTGCATCTTCTCGCCCCACACGGCCGCCAGCAGCCAGGAAGGCACCCGCCGCATGGCCATGTCGGCGGCCCAGAGCGTGCTCGACTGCTTCAACAACCGCCTGCCCGCCGACGTCATCGTCAACCCCGAGGCCCTGCAGCGCCGCCCGGCCCTGGCGGTCGCGGGCTGA
- a CDS encoding trypsin-like peptidase domain-containing protein, with translation MDDTLAAMRNTLLLSLAALALLLSPAAAQMGSGTGPEAGAPFRIVNRTGAEATQLFAVRSGRADWGGNLLKGPLAPEAAYTLRPAATAGCRFDIRLVASDGREAVQRGQDICGGDRTVILSSLARPTAPTAPEAQPKPGVRASSGTGFLVARERVMTNRHVINGCDRVLVRAPDGRSFAAVPPAKVDAKLDLALIAVPGLDGPPIRFRTEPVRRGDGVVAYGFPLTGLLSSDPKLTRGEVNGLNGLGNDPNQFQISAPVQPGNSGGPLLDMRGELLGVVVSKLNAEVVAKRTGDIAQNINFAVKGERAAAFLQASGIEPLRGEGGPDRSVADVGEIANRSTVFIRCEKG, from the coding sequence GTGGATGACACCCTGGCCGCCATGCGCAACACCCTGCTCCTTTCCCTGGCGGCACTGGCCCTTCTCCTTTCCCCCGCCGCCGCCCAGATGGGCTCCGGGACGGGCCCCGAGGCCGGTGCCCCCTTCCGCATCGTCAACCGCACCGGGGCGGAGGCCACGCAGCTCTTCGCCGTGCGGTCCGGCCGCGCCGACTGGGGCGGCAACCTGCTGAAAGGGCCACTGGCGCCCGAGGCCGCCTACACGCTGCGCCCCGCCGCCACGGCGGGCTGCCGCTTCGACATCCGGCTGGTGGCGTCCGACGGCCGGGAAGCGGTCCAGCGCGGGCAGGATATCTGCGGCGGCGACCGCACCGTCATCCTGTCGTCCCTCGCCCGGCCCACGGCCCCGACCGCGCCCGAGGCGCAGCCGAAGCCCGGCGTGCGGGCTTCCTCCGGCACCGGCTTCCTGGTGGCGCGGGAACGGGTGATGACCAACCGCCATGTCATCAACGGATGCGACCGCGTGCTGGTGCGGGCGCCCGATGGCCGCAGCTTCGCCGCGGTGCCGCCGGCCAAGGTGGATGCGAAGCTGGATCTCGCGCTGATCGCCGTGCCGGGGCTGGACGGCCCGCCCATCCGCTTCCGCACGGAGCCGGTGCGGCGGGGGGATGGCGTCGTCGCCTATGGCTTCCCGCTGACCGGCCTGCTCTCCTCCGACCCCAAGCTGACGCGCGGCGAGGTCAACGGGCTGAACGGCCTGGGCAACGATCCGAACCAGTTCCAGATCAGCGCGCCGGTGCAGCCGGGCAATTCCGGCGGCCCGCTGCTCGACATGCGGGGCGAGCTGCTGGGCGTCGTGGTCTCCAAGCTGAATGCCGAGGTCGTGGCCAAGCGCACCGGCGACATCGCGCAGAACATCAACTTCGCCGTGAAGGGGGAACGCGCCGCCGCCTTCCTCCAGGCGTCCGGCATCGAGCCCCTGCGTGGCGAGGGCGGCCCCGACCGCAGCGTCGCGGATGTGGGCGAGATCGCCAACCGTTCCACCGTCTTCATCCGTTGCGAGAAAGGCTGA
- a CDS encoding ATP-binding protein, translating to MAERLLFLERWRRQPLLVWGTGLLLVAAGLGLRLALDGIMAPGSYPLVTFLPAVLTTAMMGGFWPGLMATVLSCLVSWFFLLDPEDSFGPLDVQHTVGLTLFFAISLLNSVLAEMLHRSLGTMRVARLKAEVLAAEMERRVAERTRALEAEQQDRRRAEEALAQVRHMESLGRLTGGIAHDFNNLLTVVIGQTDRIIAATPDERLRGMARLARRAAERGADLTRQLLAFSRRQVLRPRTLDMAQVLPPLRELIARTIGEPIAVTAEAAPGLWPVRADPAQFENAILNLAINARDAMPAGGSLRLRAANLPLDAARARELRLEPGNYVALQVTDTGHGMDGTTLAHAFEPFFTTKPVGSGSGLGLAQAYGFVRQSGGSITIESLPGRGTSLTLYLPWADGTEAAEEESPPRAGEREPAASLHPCWSGRSVLLVEDQPDLRRLMEETLREAGLRVQAAADGAGALEALRASLPDLLLADVALPGGVSGTELARYLCGRHPGARVLLMSGLQDRDVEDTGFPFLRKPFGRDELLKVVSIVLNDALRESPADGNVSATRAD from the coding sequence ATGGCCGAACGGCTCCTCTTCCTGGAGCGCTGGCGTCGCCAGCCCCTGCTGGTCTGGGGAACCGGACTGCTGCTCGTCGCGGCCGGGCTGGGGCTGCGGCTGGCACTGGACGGCATCATGGCGCCGGGGAGCTATCCGCTCGTCACCTTCCTGCCGGCGGTGCTGACCACGGCCATGATGGGCGGTTTCTGGCCGGGCCTGATGGCCACGGTCCTGTCCTGCCTGGTGTCCTGGTTCTTCCTGCTGGACCCGGAGGACAGCTTCGGGCCGCTGGATGTCCAGCACACGGTGGGCCTGACCCTGTTCTTCGCCATCTCCCTGCTGAACAGCGTCCTCGCCGAGATGCTGCACCGGAGCCTGGGGACCATGCGGGTGGCGCGGCTGAAGGCCGAGGTGCTGGCGGCGGAGATGGAGCGCCGCGTGGCCGAGCGCACGCGGGCCCTGGAGGCGGAGCAGCAGGACAGGCGGCGCGCCGAGGAGGCGCTCGCCCAGGTGCGGCACATGGAATCCCTGGGCCGGCTGACCGGCGGAATCGCGCATGACTTCAACAACCTGCTGACCGTGGTGATCGGCCAGACGGACCGGATCATCGCCGCCACGCCCGATGAGCGGCTGCGCGGCATGGCGCGGCTGGCCCGCCGGGCGGCCGAGCGCGGGGCGGACCTGACGCGCCAGCTCCTGGCCTTTTCGCGCCGGCAGGTGCTGCGGCCGCGCACCCTGGACATGGCGCAGGTCCTGCCGCCGCTGCGGGAGCTGATCGCGCGCACCATCGGCGAGCCGATCGCCGTGACAGCGGAAGCGGCGCCCGGACTCTGGCCGGTGCGGGCCGACCCGGCGCAGTTCGAGAACGCGATCCTGAACCTCGCCATCAATGCCCGCGACGCCATGCCGGCGGGCGGCTCGCTGCGGCTGCGGGCCGCCAACCTGCCGCTCGATGCCGCCCGGGCGCGGGAGCTCCGTCTGGAACCCGGCAACTACGTGGCGCTGCAGGTGACGGATACGGGGCATGGCATGGACGGGACGACCCTCGCCCATGCCTTCGAGCCGTTCTTCACGACCAAGCCGGTCGGGAGCGGCAGCGGGCTGGGCCTGGCGCAGGCCTATGGCTTCGTGCGCCAGTCCGGCGGCTCCATCACCATCGAGAGCCTGCCCGGACGCGGCACCAGCCTGACCCTCTATCTGCCATGGGCGGACGGAACGGAGGCGGCAGAGGAGGAAAGCCCGCCCCGGGCCGGGGAGCGGGAGCCCGCCGCATCCCTCCACCCCTGCTGGAGCGGGCGCAGTGTGCTGCTCGTCGAGGACCAGCCGGACCTGCGCCGGCTGATGGAGGAGACCCTGCGCGAGGCCGGGTTGCGGGTGCAGGCCGCCGCCGACGGTGCCGGCGCGCTGGAGGCCCTGCGCGCCTCCCTTCCCGACCTGCTGCTGGCCGATGTCGCCCTGCCCGGCGGCGTCAGCGGGACCGAGCTGGCGCGCTACCTCTGCGGCCGCCATCCGGGGGCCCGCGTGCTGCTGATGTCGGGCCTCCAGGATCGTGACGTGGAGGACACGGGCTTCCCCTTCCTCCGCAAGCCTTTCGGCCGTGATGAACTACTCAAGGTTGTTTCTATTGTCTTGAATGACGCATTGCGGGAAAGTCCGGCCGATGGGAATGTTTCCGCCACGCGAGCCGATTGA
- the hemE gene encoding uroporphyrinogen decarboxylase translates to MDMPDKPFLRALAGEAVWPPPLWLMRQAGRYLPEYREVRALAGDFVSLCTNPELATEVTLQPLRRYGFDAAILFSDILMVPWALGQPLRFAEGEGPLLEPLRDAEAIAGLRLEGFLDRARPIFETVSLLSATLAVQHQRTALIGFAGAPWTVACYMVEGRGGGEFAHARRMAFGDPLLFGRLIRTLTEATAEYLLAQVRAGAEVLMLFDSWAGLLPPSQFRRWVIEPTGELVRRLRKHLPTGFPIIGFPRMAGPMLAEYATRTGVQAVGMDTAMDPRWAAANLPPGLALQGNLDPQALVAGGAALEAEARSLMAAMRGRPFIFNLGHGIVPQTPPENVAALVRMVRAAV, encoded by the coding sequence ATGGACATGCCGGACAAGCCCTTCCTTCGAGCCCTGGCCGGCGAGGCCGTCTGGCCGCCGCCGCTCTGGCTGATGCGCCAGGCCGGCCGCTATCTGCCCGAGTACCGGGAGGTCCGGGCGCTGGCCGGGGATTTCGTGAGTCTCTGCACCAACCCGGAACTGGCGACCGAGGTGACTCTCCAGCCGCTCCGGCGCTACGGCTTCGATGCCGCCATCCTGTTCAGCGACATCCTGATGGTGCCCTGGGCGCTGGGCCAGCCCCTGCGCTTCGCCGAGGGCGAAGGCCCCCTGCTGGAGCCGCTGCGCGATGCCGAGGCGATCGCCGGATTGCGGCTGGAAGGGTTCCTGGACCGGGCCCGGCCTATTTTCGAGACGGTCTCCCTGCTCAGTGCCACGCTGGCGGTGCAGCACCAGCGCACCGCCCTGATCGGCTTCGCCGGGGCACCCTGGACGGTGGCCTGCTACATGGTGGAGGGCCGCGGCGGCGGCGAGTTCGCGCATGCCCGCCGCATGGCCTTCGGTGATCCGCTGCTGTTCGGGCGGCTCATCCGCACCCTGACCGAGGCGACGGCGGAATACCTGCTGGCCCAGGTCCGGGCCGGGGCCGAGGTGCTGATGCTGTTCGACAGCTGGGCCGGACTGCTGCCGCCCTCCCAGTTCCGCCGCTGGGTGATCGAGCCCACGGGCGAGCTGGTGCGCCGCCTGCGCAAGCACCTGCCCACCGGCTTCCCGATCATCGGCTTCCCCCGCATGGCCGGCCCGATGCTGGCTGAATACGCCACCCGGACGGGGGTGCAGGCGGTCGGGATGGACACGGCCATGGACCCGCGCTGGGCAGCGGCCAACCTGCCACCGGGCCTGGCGCTGCAGGGCAATCTCGACCCGCAGGCCCTGGTCGCGGGCGGCGCGGCGCTGGAGGCGGAGGCACGCTCCCTGATGGCGGCGATGCGCGGGCGCCCCTTCATCTTCAACCTGGGGCACGGGATCGTGCCGCAAACCCCGCCGGAGAACGTGGCCGCCCTGGTGCGCATGGTACGCGCCGCCGTCTGA
- a CDS encoding pyruvate, water dikinase regulatory protein — protein sequence MSTRAINLHLISDSTGETLASMARATLARFEDPHCIQHRWFLVRSRFQLEQVLEGIQAEPGPVLFTIADRSIRHSLEEFCGRLGVRSLSVLDQTLELLQTEIGEHAREKRAAQHVLDADYFRRIDAMHYVLAHDDGQGTAGIHEADVCLVGVSRSSKTPTCFYLANRGIKAANVPIVPGAPLPEELNDPPCPVIGLTIDVHSLIEIRRHRLKLIGGAGVRQDSTDYVDQEAVKAEILAARRLCTSRGWPVIDVTRRSIEETAATVVQLIEAWHLRRARAAAPYKPQDPAAEVMGRPAG from the coding sequence ATGTCCACCCGCGCCATCAACCTCCACCTGATTTCCGACAGCACCGGCGAGACGCTGGCCTCCATGGCCCGCGCCACCCTGGCGCGGTTCGAGGACCCCCATTGCATCCAGCACCGCTGGTTCCTGGTCCGGTCCCGCTTCCAGCTCGAACAGGTGCTGGAAGGCATCCAGGCCGAGCCCGGGCCGGTGCTCTTCACCATCGCCGACCGCTCCATCCGGCACAGCCTGGAGGAGTTCTGCGGCCGGCTGGGGGTGCGCAGCCTTTCCGTGCTGGACCAGACGCTGGAGCTCCTCCAGACCGAGATCGGTGAGCATGCGCGGGAGAAGCGGGCCGCCCAGCATGTGCTGGATGCCGACTATTTCCGCCGCATCGACGCCATGCACTACGTGCTGGCGCATGATGACGGGCAGGGCACGGCCGGTATCCACGAGGCCGATGTCTGCCTCGTGGGCGTTTCCCGCTCCTCCAAGACCCCGACCTGCTTCTACCTCGCCAACCGGGGCATCAAGGCCGCCAACGTCCCCATCGTCCCCGGCGCCCCCCTGCCGGAGGAGCTGAACGATCCGCCCTGCCCGGTGATCGGCCTGACCATCGACGTGCATTCGCTGATCGAGATCCGCCGCCACCGCCTCAAGCTGATCGGCGGGGCCGGGGTGCGGCAGGACAGCACGGATTACGTGGACCAGGAGGCGGTGAAGGCCGAGATCCTGGCGGCACGCCGGCTCTGCACCTCCCGCGGCTGGCCGGTGATCGACGTCACCCGCCGCTCCATCGAGGAAACCGCGGCCACGGTGGTGCAGCTCATCGAGGCCTGGCACCTCCGCCGGGCCCGCGCCGCGGCGCCCTACAAGCCACAGGACCCGGCGGCGGAGGTCATGGGCCGGCCGGCCGGCTGA
- the metX gene encoding homoserine O-acetyltransferase MetX has product MSDTLAPLPSVEHQRAVFADGLALDCGMTIAPMAVAYRTYGRLNADASNAILICHALTGDQYVAEPHPVTGRDGWWKGVVGPGDAIDTDRFFVICANVLGGCMGSTGPREEMTDAEGRGLGRPWGTDFPVITIRDMVRAQARLVEHLGITRLLAVVGGSMGGMQALEWAATFPDRVFACVAIATAAHHSAQNIAFDEVGRAAIHSDPDWKGGRYWEDGRIPARGLSVARMVAHITYLSEAALARKFGRRLQGAKALTFLEDVFQVESYLRHQGSTFVRRFDANSYLTITRAMDYFDLSAEHGGDLSLAFQGTRTRFLLTSFSSDWLFPTEESREIVRALNKAAANVSFLEIASDKGHDAFLLDEPEFRHTLRGFLRGAAEQLGV; this is encoded by the coding sequence GTGAGCGATACCCTGGCACCTCTCCCGAGCGTGGAACACCAGCGCGCCGTCTTCGCGGACGGGCTGGCCCTGGATTGCGGCATGACCATCGCGCCCATGGCGGTGGCCTATCGCACCTATGGCCGGCTGAACGCCGATGCCTCCAACGCGATCCTGATCTGCCATGCCCTGACTGGCGACCAGTATGTGGCCGAGCCGCATCCGGTGACCGGCCGCGACGGCTGGTGGAAGGGCGTGGTCGGGCCGGGCGATGCGATCGACACGGACCGCTTCTTCGTCATCTGCGCCAATGTGCTGGGCGGCTGCATGGGCTCCACCGGCCCGCGGGAGGAGATGACGGATGCCGAGGGGCGCGGGCTCGGCCGGCCCTGGGGCACGGATTTCCCCGTCATCACCATCCGCGACATGGTGCGGGCGCAGGCCAGGCTGGTCGAGCATCTGGGGATCACGCGCCTGCTGGCCGTGGTCGGCGGCTCCATGGGTGGGATGCAGGCGCTGGAATGGGCGGCGACCTTCCCGGACCGCGTCTTCGCCTGCGTGGCCATCGCCACCGCCGCGCATCATTCGGCGCAGAACATCGCCTTCGACGAGGTGGGCCGCGCCGCCATCCATTCCGATCCGGACTGGAAGGGCGGCCGCTACTGGGAGGATGGCCGGATCCCGGCGCGCGGCCTGAGCGTGGCGCGCATGGTGGCCCACATCACCTATCTGTCCGAGGCCGCGCTGGCCCGGAAGTTCGGCCGCCGCCTCCAGGGCGCCAAGGCGCTGACCTTCCTGGAGGACGTGTTCCAGGTGGAAAGCTATCTGCGGCACCAGGGCTCGACCTTCGTGCGCCGCTTCGACGCCAATTCCTACCTGACCATCACCCGGGCGATGGACTACTTCGACCTCTCGGCGGAACATGGCGGGGACCTGTCCCTGGCCTTCCAGGGCACGCGGACGCGCTTCCTCCTCACCTCCTTCTCCTCCGACTGGCTTTTCCCGACCGAGGAATCGCGCGAGATCGTGCGGGCACTGAACAAGGCGGCGGCCAATGTCTCCTTTCTGGAGATCGCCTCCGACAAGGGACACGACGCCTTCCTGCTGGACGAGCCGGAATTCCGGCACACCCTGCGCGGCTTCCTGCGCGGCGCGGCGGAACAGCTCGGCGTCTGA
- a CDS encoding YeeE/YedE family protein codes for MSATTLASPAALGIQRPAALLAGAALILGALVIGQAVSPYQALLYLLGAAMGLVLYHAAFGFTSAWRVFIADRRGEGLRAQMVMLALATVLFFPVLASGSLFGQPVTGLVSPAGTSVVVGAFLFGIGMQMGGGCASGTLYTVGGGSTRMLITLAAFIAGSAIGAAHLHWWAALPSLPRLSIVQLWGPWAAMAVQLAAFAVIAAVTVVLERRRHGVLAARPASPRQGLARFTRGPWPLLAGAVALALLNFATLALAGRPWGITSAFALWGSKAALALGFDVDAWPFWSTPAAQAQLHGSVLADVTSVMDFGIILGALLAAALAGRFAPVWRVPLRSALAAILGGLLLGYGARLAYGCNIGAYFSGIASGSLHGWVWLAAAFAGNILGTRLRPLFGLEVERTPRLTGC; via the coding sequence ATGTCCGCCACGACCCTGGCCTCCCCCGCCGCCCTTGGCATCCAGAGGCCGGCCGCCCTCCTCGCCGGCGCCGCGCTGATCCTCGGTGCCCTGGTGATCGGACAGGCCGTCAGCCCCTACCAGGCCCTGCTCTACCTGCTGGGCGCCGCGATGGGGCTGGTGCTCTACCATGCCGCCTTCGGCTTCACCTCCGCCTGGCGGGTCTTCATCGCCGACCGGCGTGGCGAGGGGCTGCGTGCCCAGATGGTCATGCTGGCCCTGGCGACGGTGCTGTTCTTCCCCGTCCTGGCCTCCGGCAGCCTGTTCGGCCAGCCGGTCACCGGGCTCGTCTCGCCAGCCGGCACCTCGGTGGTGGTGGGCGCCTTCCTCTTCGGCATCGGCATGCAGATGGGGGGCGGCTGCGCCTCCGGCACGCTCTACACGGTGGGCGGCGGCTCCACGCGCATGCTGATCACCCTGGCGGCCTTCATCGCCGGCTCCGCGATCGGCGCGGCGCATCTCCACTGGTGGGCGGCGCTGCCCAGCCTGCCGCGCCTCTCCATCGTCCAGCTCTGGGGCCCCTGGGCCGCCATGGCGGTGCAGCTCGCGGCCTTCGCCGTCATCGCCGCCGTGACCGTGGTGCTGGAGCGGCGGCGCCACGGCGTCCTGGCCGCCCGTCCGGCCTCGCCGCGCCAGGGACTGGCCCGCTTCACCCGCGGCCCCTGGCCCCTGCTGGCGGGGGCGGTGGCCCTGGCCCTGCTGAACTTCGCCACGCTGGCCCTGGCCGGGCGGCCCTGGGGCATCACCTCGGCCTTCGCGCTCTGGGGCTCCAAGGCGGCGCTCGCCCTGGGCTTCGATGTCGATGCCTGGCCCTTCTGGTCCACGCCCGCCGCCCAGGCGCAGTTGCACGGCAGCGTGCTGGCCGATGTCACCTCGGTGATGGATTTCGGCATCATCCTGGGCGCCCTGCTCGCGGCCGCCCTGGCCGGCCGCTTCGCCCCCGTCTGGCGCGTGCCGCTGCGCTCCGCCCTGGCGGCGATCCTGGGCGGGCTGCTGCTCGGCTATGGCGCGCGCCTCGCCTATGGCTGCAACATCGGCGCCTATTTCTCCGGCATCGCCTCCGGCAGCCTCCATGGCTGGGTCTGGCTCGCGGCCGCCTTCGCCGGAAACATCCTCGGCACCCGCCTGCGGCCCCTCTTCGGGCTGGAGGTCGAGCGGACACCACGTCTCACCGGGTGCTGA